In the Flavobacterium pallidum genome, one interval contains:
- a CDS encoding T9SS type A sorting domain-containing protein has protein sequence MMKKYLLSIALVAISAKAFSQDAPLVHANVDSPYGVCDPEACITLTASLENIKETTGYDVNQITYQNLYPYDGGTVIPPVDDDVFGPAFPLGFNFCFYGNTYSSVYIGTNGVISFNAPATGNFCPWQFNTAIPDAAFPIRNAIYGVYQDTYILPSGDGINGSYTIDTNTQNVNYYTGGTAPNRYLVVNFNKLPQYSCGIANLQTSQIVLHESSNIIDVYVKSRVSCDNWNQGNGLIGIQNAEGTLASVPTNRNTGAWSITNEAWRFLPNGNDLSATAFQWSKNGVVIDSAIENSLTVCEDVPGTYDVTITYTDCAGIAGSVTATSSIQDDSVVLEALAEPVDLSICTDVETAIFDLSSNTAIILGAVDPMNYEVNYYNSYQDALDWNNSNISNSALASYMGTDGEEIYVRISDITGPGCAVVKSFTLEIEPFTVTPEGDTEQDFEAGDTLEDLEVDGENVSWWDAPQAGNELPATTPLVDGTTYYAESENENGCPNTENRMAAERLAVTVTQIALGTPEWTGSKFSVAPNPVKDILSVNAPQSIYSLEVYNLIGQRVLNASPNTPQAQINLSSLAAGTYLMKVGAGNRVKTVKIVKE, from the coding sequence ATGATGAAAAAATACCTATTGTCTATTGCCCTGGTGGCAATAAGCGCCAAAGCATTTTCCCAGGACGCGCCTTTGGTACACGCAAATGTCGATTCCCCTTACGGTGTGTGCGACCCTGAGGCCTGTATCACGCTGACGGCATCCCTGGAAAATATTAAGGAAACGACCGGATATGATGTAAATCAGATCACTTATCAAAACCTATACCCATATGATGGCGGGACCGTCATTCCGCCAGTGGACGATGATGTATTCGGGCCGGCATTCCCATTGGGATTTAATTTCTGCTTTTACGGCAATACCTATTCTTCGGTATACATCGGAACCAATGGTGTCATCAGCTTCAATGCGCCTGCTACGGGCAATTTCTGCCCATGGCAGTTTAACACGGCCATTCCCGATGCGGCCTTCCCAATCCGGAATGCGATTTACGGTGTGTACCAGGACACTTATATCCTTCCTTCGGGCGACGGTATTAACGGTAGTTATACGATCGATACCAATACGCAAAACGTAAATTATTATACGGGAGGCACAGCACCAAACCGTTACCTGGTAGTGAATTTCAATAAGTTACCCCAATATAGTTGTGGTATCGCAAACCTGCAGACCAGCCAGATCGTCCTGCATGAATCTTCGAACATCATTGATGTATATGTTAAAAGCCGCGTCAGTTGCGATAATTGGAACCAGGGAAATGGCCTTATCGGCATACAGAATGCTGAGGGTACATTGGCATCAGTCCCAACAAACAGAAACACTGGCGCGTGGAGTATCACAAATGAGGCATGGAGATTTCTCCCTAATGGAAACGACCTGAGCGCTACGGCATTCCAATGGAGCAAAAATGGGGTAGTAATTGACAGTGCAATCGAAAATTCGCTTACGGTATGTGAAGATGTTCCGGGCACCTACGATGTTACCATAACCTATACGGATTGCGCCGGTATCGCCGGAAGTGTAACCGCTACGAGTTCGATTCAAGACGACAGTGTCGTATTGGAAGCCCTCGCGGAGCCTGTGGATTTGTCAATATGTACTGATGTAGAAACGGCGATATTTGACCTTAGCTCGAATACTGCTATAATATTGGGAGCTGTTGACCCTATGAACTATGAAGTAAATTACTATAACTCCTATCAGGACGCCCTGGATTGGAACAACAGTAATATCAGCAACAGTGCGCTGGCATCCTATATGGGCACTGACGGCGAAGAGATATACGTAAGGATTTCAGATATTACCGGTCCGGGCTGTGCCGTAGTTAAGTCTTTCACCCTGGAAATCGAACCTTTCACCGTAACTCCCGAAGGCGATACCGAGCAGGATTTTGAAGCAGGAGATACCCTGGAGGACCTTGAAGTCGATGGCGAGAACGTAAGCTGGTGGGATGCTCCGCAAGCAGGAAATGAGCTGCCTGCAACCACGCCACTTGTTGATGGCACGACTTACTACGCAGAGTCAGAAAACGAGAATGGCTGTCCGAATACAGAGAACAGGATGGCTGCCGAAAGGCTTGCCGTAACCGTTACACAAATTGCCCTGGGCACTCCTGAGTGGACAGGCAGTAAATTCTCCGTTGCGCCAAACCCGGTTAAAGACATTTTAAGCGTAAATGCACCACAAAGCATCTACTCGCTGGAGGTTTACAATTTAATCGGCCAACGCGTCTTAAATGCGTCGCCAAACACACCTCAGGCACAAATCAACCTTTCTTCTCTTGCTGCAGGGACTTACTTGATGAAGGTCGGTGCAGGAAATAGGGTTAAGACCGTAAAGATTGTGAAGGAATAA